From a region of the Corythoichthys intestinalis isolate RoL2023-P3 chromosome 7, ASM3026506v1, whole genome shotgun sequence genome:
- the LOC130919269 gene encoding triple functional domain protein-like, with translation MEDWCGATDEPGFSGQMDQMTSMIRKHLKQKEFFLKACTLTKEIAYIFHQFVERNGATVGRLSQDQEQHVTSILNDLCQRENRVLSLWNVRKQDLDQCLRMEKHRCSLRKDVHLGIVTATSDMMPRSCRTLKRGHKLDFKGTGPTWQKWLSKCVSWPNHKYIGQ, from the exons ATGGAGGACTGGTGCGGCGCAACGGACGAACCTGGCTTCAGCGGTCAGATGGATCAAATGACTTCTATGATCAGGAAACACCTGAAGCAGAAGGAATTCTTCCTCAAG GCCTGCACGTTAACCAAGGAAATTGCATATATCTTCCACCAATTCGTAGAGAGGAACGGCGCTACAGTGGGACGGCTGAGTCAAGACCAAGAACAGCACGTAACAA gcATCCTTAATGATCTgtgccagagagaaaaccgtGTCCTCTCTTTGTGGAATGTCAGGAAGCAGGACCTGGACCAATGTCTACGAATGGAAAAGCACCGCTGCAGCTTG AGGAAGGATGTCCACCTGGGCATTGTTACCGCTACATCGGACATGATGCCAAGATCGTGTCGTACACTCAAGCGTGGTCATAAACTGGATTTTAAAGGAACAG GTCCCACTTGGCAAAAGTGGCTCAGCAAATGCGTGTCCTGGCCAAACCATAAATACATCGGTCAGTAA